The Streptomyces sp. SS1-1 genome has a segment encoding these proteins:
- a CDS encoding VOC family protein encodes MEQRITLITLGVCDLARSKAFYAALGWRGQEVEETVFFQAGGLGLVLWSREKLARDCGLEPGEPGGFGGIVLAHNVRSRAEVDALLAAVPDAGGTVTKPAAVNVVGFYSGVFTDPDGHPWEVAHNPSFPLADDGTVTLPDFGAA; translated from the coding sequence ATGGAGCAGCGCATCACCCTGATCACGCTGGGCGTCTGTGACCTCGCCCGTTCCAAGGCGTTCTACGCGGCGCTGGGCTGGCGGGGGCAGGAGGTCGAGGAGACCGTCTTCTTCCAGGCGGGCGGCCTCGGACTGGTGCTGTGGAGCCGGGAGAAACTGGCCCGGGACTGCGGCCTGGAACCGGGGGAGCCCGGCGGGTTCGGGGGCATCGTCCTCGCGCACAACGTCCGCTCGCGGGCCGAGGTCGACGCCCTGCTCGCGGCCGTGCCGGACGCGGGCGGGACGGTCACCAAGCCGGCCGCCGTCAACGTCGTCGGCTTCTACTCGGGGGTCTTCACGGACCCCGACGGGCACCCGTGGGAGGTCGCGCACAACCCGTCCTTCCCGCTCGCCGACGACGGCACGGTGACCCTCCCGGACTTCGGCGCCGCGTAG
- a CDS encoding cytochrome P450, with amino-acid sequence MAAPSDLGFDPWDPAFLADPYPAYAELRARGRVHWFEPTNQWLVPHHADVSALLRDRRLGRTYQHRFTHEEFGRSAPPPEHEPFHTLNDHGMLDLEPPDHTRIRRLVSKAFTPRTVERLRPYVRDLAGELVAGLVERGGGDLLTEVAEPLPVAVIAEMLGIPEADRGPLRPWSADICGMYELNPSEETAAKAVRASVEFSDYLRELIAARRKEPGDDLISGLIAAHDEDDRLTEQEMISTAVLLLNAGHEATVNSTVNGWWALFRNPAQLAALRADHSLIPSAIEELMRYDTPLQLFERWVLDDIEIDGTTIPRGAEIAMLFGSANHDPAVFTDPERLDLTRTENPHISFSAGIHYCIGAPLARIELAASMTALLEQAPTLRPAVDPQRKPNFVIRGLEDLRVEIG; translated from the coding sequence ATGGCAGCTCCTTCCGACCTCGGTTTCGATCCCTGGGACCCGGCGTTCCTCGCCGACCCGTACCCCGCCTACGCCGAACTGCGCGCCCGGGGCCGGGTGCACTGGTTCGAGCCCACGAACCAGTGGCTGGTGCCGCACCACGCCGACGTCTCCGCGCTGCTGCGCGACCGCCGGCTCGGGCGGACGTACCAGCACCGGTTCACCCACGAGGAGTTCGGGCGCAGCGCGCCGCCGCCGGAGCACGAGCCGTTCCACACGCTCAACGACCACGGCATGCTCGACCTGGAGCCGCCGGACCACACCCGCATCCGGCGCCTGGTGTCGAAGGCGTTCACCCCGCGCACGGTCGAGCGGCTGCGGCCGTACGTGCGCGACCTCGCGGGCGAGCTGGTGGCCGGGCTGGTCGAGCGGGGCGGCGGCGATCTGCTGACGGAGGTCGCCGAGCCGCTGCCGGTCGCCGTGATCGCGGAGATGCTCGGCATCCCGGAGGCCGACCGCGGGCCGCTGCGGCCCTGGTCGGCGGACATCTGCGGGATGTACGAGCTGAACCCGTCCGAGGAGACGGCGGCGAAGGCGGTCCGGGCGTCGGTGGAGTTCTCCGACTACCTGCGGGAACTGATCGCGGCCCGCCGCAAGGAGCCCGGCGACGACCTGATCTCCGGGCTGATCGCGGCGCACGACGAGGACGACCGGCTCACCGAGCAGGAGATGATCTCGACGGCGGTCCTGCTGCTCAACGCCGGGCACGAGGCCACGGTGAACTCCACGGTCAACGGCTGGTGGGCGCTGTTCCGCAACCCGGCCCAGCTGGCGGCCCTGCGCGCCGACCACTCCCTGATCCCGTCCGCGATCGAGGAGCTGATGCGCTACGACACCCCGCTCCAGCTCTTCGAGCGCTGGGTCCTGGACGACATCGAGATCGACGGCACCACGATCCCGCGCGGCGCGGAGATCGCCATGCTCTTCGGCTCCGCCAACCACGACCCGGCCGTCTTCACCGACCCGGAGCGCCTGGACCTGACCCGCACGGAGAACCCGCACATCTCCTTCAGCGCGGGCATCCACTACTGCATCGGCGCCCCGCTGGCCCGCATCGAACTGGCGGCCTCGATGACAGCCCTCCTGGAACAGGCGCCGACCCTGCGCCCGGCCGTGGACCCGCAACGAAAGCCGAACTTCGTGATCCGCGGCCTGGAGGACCTGCGGGTCGAGATCGGCTGA
- a CDS encoding diacylglycerol kinase family protein, whose product MAEVATFARSDQLLVVIDPVARRTDGESVRIAKDVLSAGATTKVCLPEDGDEFARALVRRGARRPVVIGDDGALLRAVSLLHRQRQLAECVLSVVPVGGALSLAASLGVPLGAVAAARAALDGAERRLDLLVDDSDGVVLGGLRIPPVRDPADPAGATAPGPRPWLRTCQSLVRTLVPARGTPAAASAGPSRLRIEVDGDTLIDLDEPVDAVSVTPGASGIASVEVHRVSVGAAAAPLRAEGRTVTVSGAHFRYRADAAVSGPVRRRTWTVGEGALRLVLPGR is encoded by the coding sequence ATGGCCGAGGTGGCGACTTTCGCGAGGTCCGATCAGCTGCTGGTGGTGATCGATCCGGTTGCTCGCAGGACGGACGGGGAGTCCGTGCGGATAGCGAAAGACGTGCTCAGCGCGGGTGCGACCACCAAGGTGTGCCTGCCGGAGGACGGCGACGAGTTCGCCCGGGCGCTGGTGCGGCGCGGTGCGCGCCGGCCCGTCGTGATCGGTGACGACGGCGCGCTGCTGCGCGCGGTGTCGCTGCTGCACCGGCAGCGGCAGCTGGCCGAATGCGTGCTGTCGGTGGTGCCGGTCGGCGGCGCGCTGTCGCTGGCCGCGTCCCTGGGGGTGCCGCTGGGCGCGGTGGCGGCGGCCCGCGCGGCGCTGGACGGCGCGGAGCGGCGGCTGGACCTGCTGGTCGACGACAGCGACGGCGTGGTCCTGGGCGGCCTGCGGATACCGCCGGTGCGCGATCCGGCGGACCCGGCGGGGGCCACCGCGCCGGGCCCGCGGCCGTGGCTGCGCACCTGCCAGTCCCTCGTACGGACGCTGGTCCCGGCGCGCGGCACCCCGGCGGCGGCCTCCGCCGGGCCGTCCCGGCTGCGGATCGAGGTCGACGGCGACACGCTGATCGACCTGGACGAGCCGGTGGACGCGGTGTCGGTGACCCCGGGCGCCTCGGGGATCGCCTCGGTGGAGGTGCACCGGGTGTCGGTGGGCGCGGCCGCGGCGCCACTGCGGGCCGAAGGCCGCACGGTCACGGTCTCGGGCGCCCACTTCCGCTACCGCGCGGACGCCGCGGTCTCGGGCCCGGTCCGCCGCCGCACCTGGACGGTGGGCGAGGGAGCCCTGAGACTGGTCCTGCCGGGGCGGTGA